The following nucleotide sequence is from Lacinutrix sp. Hel_I_90.
CACCAGAAAGCATTTTAACTTTCTTATTTTGCTCACTTCCACTAAAATTAAAACGGCTTAAATAGGCACGAGAATTCACCTGCTTTCCTCCCATCATTACTAATTCCTGCTCGTCACTAAAGTTTTGCCAAATGGATTTCTCTAAATCTATATTTGAATGTGCTTGATCAACGTAGGCTATTTTTGCTGTTTCACCAACTTTAAACGCTCCTTTGTCTGGCGTTTCTTCTCCCATTATCATCCTAAAAATAGTGGTTTTACCGGCGCCATTTGGTCCAATAACACCTACAATTCCTGCTTGAGGTAAATTAAAGTTTAAATCCTCATATAGCAACTTATCATCATAGGCTTTACTTACGCCTACAGCTTCAATCACGTTTGTACCCAAACGTGGTCCATTGGGAATATAGATTTCTAATTTTTCGTCAAGTTGTTTTTGATCTTGACTCATTAATTTATCGTAATTATTTAAACGCGCCTTTTGTTTGGTCTGGCGCCCTTTCGCTCCTTGTCTTACCCACTCCAACTCACGCTCTAAGGTTTTCTGTCTTTTAGAAGCGACCTTGCTTTCTTTCGCTAAACGCGTTGATTTTTGATCTAACCATGAAGAATAGTTACCTTTCCACGGGATGCCTTCTCCGCGATCTAATTCTAAAATCCAACCTGCAACATTATCTAAGAAGTACCGGTCGTGTGTTACAGCAATAACAGTTCCTTTGTATTGCGCTAAATGCTGTTCTAACCAATGCACAGACTCTGCATCTAAGTGGTTGGTTGGCTCATCTAATAAGAGCACATCGGGTTCCTGTAATAGTAAACGACACAATGCAACACGCCTGCGTTCACCACCTGATAACACCGCTATTTTTTTATCTCCATCAGGCGTTCTAAGCGCATCCATGGCGATTTCTAATTTTGTGTCTAGCTCCCAAGCATTTGAAGCGTCTATTTGATCCTGAAGTTCTGCTTGACGGTTCATTAGCTTTTCCATTTTATCTGAATCGCTATAGACTTCTTCTAAACCAAACTGGTCGTTAATTTTATTATACTCATCAAGTATAGCCACTGTTTCAGCAGCACCTTCACGAACGATTTCCATTACCGTTTTATCTTCGTCTAACTTTGGCTCTTGCTCTAAATAACCAACCGAATAGTCCTGAGAAAACACCACATCACCCTGATAGTTTTTATCTACACCAGCGATTATTTTTAGCAAAGTTGATTTTCCCGAGCCATTAAGACCTAAGATTCCAATTTTAGCGCCATAAAAGAAACTGAGGTAGATGTTCTTTAGAACTGGTGTATTTGCACTTTGGTATGACTTAGTCACACCAGACATAGAAAATATTATCTTTTTATCATCACTCATAACTATACTCTTCCTTTTAATGCATTAAAAACCCAGGCAACAGCAAAAAATCCAACGCCCACAGCTGCGAAGCCCCAACCTGCGACATCATCATACCTAAACGCTCCTAAGCCTATTAAACCTAATCCTACTAATATCATTATTGTGGTAGCCCAAGCTAACACGGTATTTTTATTCATTGCCATAATTATTTTCTTTAAAAAGGGAATTACAAATATCGGTTTTTAAAAAGAAAAAACACACTGTAATGTGTGCTTTTTCAATGCGTATTTAATAAAAATTACATAGGCACTTCTATCAAGAGTAAATCCGAATTTTCATTTGCTTTAATTGAAAACGTATCCGTTTCTGAAACACCTATTGCATCTCTAGACTCAAAGGTTTGATTATTTACCGAAGCATTCCCGCTAACATTCATAATATACACGCCATGGTGTTTTGATATGGTGTTGTATTGGATGGTGTTATCTTTAGTTAAATCAATTCTTGAAATTTTGGCATTTTGGTAAATTTTTAACCCTTCATCATCTGTCTGTATTGAAGATACCAATGTTTGAAATTTATTATTTCGGTCTTCAGGATTAAAACGTATTTGATCGTATCTAGGTTCAACATTATGTTTATCTGGCATAATCCAAATTTGAAACAAGCTAAGATAGTGCTCTTGCGAACCATTAATTTCTGAATGCTGTAATCCAGAACCTGCAGACATCACTTGCACTTCCCCCGGCTTAACAGATAACCATGCATTTGCCATAGAATCTCTGTGCTTTAATTCGCCACTTAAGGGAATAGTGATAATTTCCATGTTATCATGAGGATGGGTTCCAAAACCCATTTTAGGTGCTATAATATCGTCGTTTAATACGCGTAGTGCTCCAAACTGTAATTTTTCTGAATCATAATAATTAGCAAAACTAAAAGAGTGATTGGCTTGTAACCAACCGTGATTAGCATAGCCTCTTGATGCAGCTTTATGTATTATTGTTTTCATCTTATTTTATCTAATAAATTACTTAATTGTTTAGCTTCTTCCTGTGTTAATTGCTCTAAGATATCTGAATTGAACACCACATCGATTTCTTTTAAAAGTTCGAGGCCTTTTTTAGTGATGTTGATGTGTACGACACGTCGGTCTTCTTTACATGCTTTACGTTCAATTAGCGCTTTAGATATGAGCTTATCCATTAAGCGTGTCACGTTTGGTGCGCGCTCCACCATCCTCTCCTTTACCGTTTGTACTTTTAATGGTTTTCCTGAGCCGCGTAGAATACGTAAAATATTATGCTGTTGTGGTGACACATCAAAAGGTTTAAAAAAAAGCACCTGCTTGTTAGATAACCAATTTGCGGTATACATTATGTTAACAAAGGCTTTGAATCTATTGTCCTTGAATTTTGCATTAACATCTTTAGAAATATCAGCCATTATAGTGCCTTTTTAAAACTTGTAATTGCTTCGTTGAGTTCTTTATTTAAAGCAGTGTCTTTTATGCCTTCTGCCGAAAAATTCTCATGGA
It contains:
- a CDS encoding CAL67264 family membrane protein; protein product: MAMNKNTVLAWATTIMILVGLGLIGLGAFRYDDVAGWGFAAVGVGFFAVAWVFNALKGRV
- a CDS encoding MarR family winged helix-turn-helix transcriptional regulator, with the protein product MADISKDVNAKFKDNRFKAFVNIMYTANWLSNKQVLFFKPFDVSPQQHNILRILRGSGKPLKVQTVKERMVERAPNVTRLMDKLISKALIERKACKEDRRVVHINITKKGLELLKEIDVVFNSDILEQLTQEEAKQLSNLLDKIR
- the ettA gene encoding energy-dependent translational throttle protein EttA is translated as MSDDKKIIFSMSGVTKSYQSANTPVLKNIYLSFFYGAKIGILGLNGSGKSTLLKIIAGVDKNYQGDVVFSQDYSVGYLEQEPKLDEDKTVMEIVREGAAETVAILDEYNKINDQFGLEEVYSDSDKMEKLMNRQAELQDQIDASNAWELDTKLEIAMDALRTPDGDKKIAVLSGGERRRVALCRLLLQEPDVLLLDEPTNHLDAESVHWLEQHLAQYKGTVIAVTHDRYFLDNVAGWILELDRGEGIPWKGNYSSWLDQKSTRLAKESKVASKRQKTLERELEWVRQGAKGRQTKQKARLNNYDKLMSQDQKQLDEKLEIYIPNGPRLGTNVIEAVGVSKAYDDKLLYEDLNFNLPQAGIVGVIGPNGAGKTTIFRMIMGEETPDKGAFKVGETAKIAYVDQAHSNIDLEKSIWQNFSDEQELVMMGGKQVNSRAYLSRFNFSGSEQNKKVKMLSGGERNRLHLAMTLKEEGNVLLLDEPTNDLDVNTLRALEEGLENFAGCAVVISHDRWFLDRICTHILAFEGNSEVYFFEGGFSEYEENKKQRLGGDLMPKRIKYKKLVR
- a CDS encoding pirin family protein, translated to MKTIIHKAASRGYANHGWLQANHSFSFANYYDSEKLQFGALRVLNDDIIAPKMGFGTHPHDNMEIITIPLSGELKHRDSMANAWLSVKPGEVQVMSAGSGLQHSEINGSQEHYLSLFQIWIMPDKHNVEPRYDQIRFNPEDRNNKFQTLVSSIQTDDEGLKIYQNAKISRIDLTKDNTIQYNTISKHHGVYIMNVSGNASVNNQTFESRDAIGVSETDTFSIKANENSDLLLIEVPM